The following proteins are encoded in a genomic region of Arachis stenosperma cultivar V10309 chromosome 4, arast.V10309.gnm1.PFL2, whole genome shotgun sequence:
- the LOC130973683 gene encoding uncharacterized protein LOC130973683 isoform X2 codes for MADSTATPYTTTKPHSPFTSRIHHPKPSTTITRKEISGGDETENLDPCVVGYDDDKRVVMNSWDANQYFENAGAVGVLDEQYNKPQLQDSSADGGFGYSVGYDGNNVVQSWNSEYYHSGSLVMVAQPYKSIGDFGGQVDGYRPLGLPVRSLRSVPKEVDGNGTRYANESDSSRVSSKGSDKGRDREFGDLGASNLDNRFNAGSGGASASPIPWNLRPRKVEREKRHDNVSHPLHFRPLSVDETKFEAFGSRSLQSSMSFSSLPGMYSSFDSIPLDNMNFQEEEMNKRETSLYVPASEKMNFQEEDTMPKTSYVPPAVENMSFPEEDKRQRKTSFVPASQIANFHEEDTGQRKKYYVPASENSNFKEVNSGKKISQASSSRNRRVKTKGKYAAVSYPLNFRPIPVDETPNESHGSQPFQSMEPFTSHTSMHYSLGLSSSDNMNVQPEDMEQQKTSPVHVSENMNFKEEEMEQMKIPYVHDSEDVNFQEEDMEQQKTSCVSASENTNFQEAESGKVTEASSSRTARMGAKGKRPAVSHLMPTSETQFESLSSRSFQSTGSFSSRASLDSVSSENMNLQREDLAEKRSPHGSYSNSSSPQARSDGETSLRPSHAHARGYSIGSLLEDDMKSDMNDDLGNLMGNPGDRPENKKLGMHALRLDSGEPTSLAKSSSRGKSVRTRRAGGLTSWAMRVGETPSKQTDEKVEKKPSIVESVPMRKDKVKVDEVDLSLKEISKKSLESYPPKPEFVFSSHLKRDKPEPSKKVSNEDLDIDLDLEDVQMSSDDERMSECINDSGLDSEVDKKASEFIAKFKEQIRLQKSGSVERSKGQRIMGNYIR; via the exons ATGGCGGATTCCACCGCCACCCCTTACACAACCACTAAACCTCATTCCCCATTCACCTCAAGGATCCACCATCCAAAGCCTTCTACCACCATCACCAGAAAAG AAATTTCTGGTGGTGATGAGACTGAAAATCTTGATCCATGTGTTGTTGGGTATGATGATGACAAGAGAGTTGTCATGAATTCTTGGGATGCTAATCAGTATTTTGAAAATGCTGGTGCTGTTGGTGTTTTAGATGAACAGTACAATAAGCCCCAATTGCAAGATTCTAGTGCTGATGGTGGTTTTGGTTATTCTGTTGGATATGATGGGAACAATGTGGTTCAATCTTGGAATTCTGAGTACTATCATAGCGGGTCGCTGGTCATGGTTGCTCAACCATACAAAAGCATAGGTGACTTTGGTGGTCAAGTTGATGGTTATAGGCCTCTTGGGCTACCGGTTCGAAGTTTGAGATCGGTTCCTAAAGAGGTTGATGGTAATGGTACTAGATATGCCAATGAAAGTGATTCTAGTAGGGTTTCATCAAAGGGTTCGGATAAGGGTAGAGATAGGGAGTTTGGGGATCTGGGAGCTTCCAATTTGGATAATAGATTCAATGCTGGTAGTGGTGGAGCCTCTGCTTCTCCGATCCCTTGGAATTTGAGGCCTAGAAAGGTGGAAAGGGAAAAGAGGCATGACAATGTAAGCCATCCTTTGCATTTTAGGCCTCTTTCGGTTGATGAAACTAAGTTTGAAGCGTTTGGTTCGAGGTCCTTACAGTCTTCAATGTCGTTTTCTTCCCTTCCCGGTATGTATTCTTCCTTTGATTCAATTCCACTGGACAATATGAACTTTCAGGAGGAAGAAATGAACAAAAGGGAGACTTCTTTATATGTGCCTGCTTCAGAGAAAATGAATTTTCAAGAGGAAGATACAATGCCAAAGACTTCTTATGTGCCGCCTGCTGTAGAAAATATGAGTTTCCCAGAGGAAGATAAGAGACAAAGGAAGACTTCGTTTGTGCCAGCCTCTCAAATTGCAAATTTCCATGAAGAGGATACAGGGCAAAGGAAGAAATACTATGTGCCTGCTTCTGAAAATTCGAATTTCAAAGAGGTAAATTCGGGAAAGAAGATCTCCCAAGCATCTTCTTCGAGAAACAGAAGGGTGAAAACTAAAGGAAAATATGCTGCCGTTTCttatcctttgaatttcagGCCAATTCCAGTTGACGAAACTCCGAATGAATCACATGGTTCACAGCCTTTCCAGTCCATGGAACCATTCACTTCCCACACAAGTATGCATTATTCCTTGGGTTTGAGTTCATCAGATAACATGAACGTCCAACCGGAAGATATGGAACAACAGAAAACGTCTCCTGTTCATGTATCAGAGAATATGAATTTCAAAGAGGAAGAAATGGAGCAAATGAAGATTCCATATGTGCATGACTCTGAAGATGTGAATTTCCAAGAGGAAGATATGGAACAGCAAAAGACTTCTTGTGTGTCTGCTTCGGAAAATACAAATTTCCAAGAGGCAGAATCAGGAAAGGTTACCGAGGCGTCGTCTTCAAgaactgcgaggatgggagctAAAGGAAAACGTCCAGCTGTTTCTCATTTAATGCCAACATCTGAAACACAATTTGAATCACTCAGTTCGAGGTCTTTCCAGTCTACCGGATCTTTCTCATCTAGAGCTTCCTTAGATTCTGTTTCTTCCGAAAACATGAACTTGCAGAGGGAAGATTTAGCAGAAAAGAGAAGTCCTCATGGTTCTTATTCAAATTCATCATCACCTCAAGCTAGAAGTGACGGTGAAACTTCACTGCGACCATCTCATGCTCATGCTCGTGGGTATAGTATTGGTTCTTTGCTAGAAGATGACATGAAGAGTGATATGAATGATGACTTGGGGAATCTAATGGGGAATCCAGGCGATCGGCCGGAGAACAAAAAATTAGGGATGCATGCTTTGCGGTTAGACTCAGGAGAGCCTACAAGCCTTGCAAAATCTTCATCGAGGGGAAAATCGGTTAGAACTAGAAGAGCAGGTGGATTGACTTCATGGGCAATGAGAGTGGGAGAAACACCTAGCAAGCAAACCGATGAAAAGGTCGAAAAGAAGCCGAGTATTGTTGAGTCAGTACCAATGAGAAAAGATAAAGTGAAAGTTGATGAAGTTGATCTTTCATTGAAAGAAATCAGTAAGAAAAGTTTAGAGTCTTATCCTCCTAAGCCAGAGTTTGTATTTTCTAGTCATCTTAAGAGAGATAAACCGGAACCATCCAAGAAAGTGTCCAATGAAGATTTGGATATTGATCTTGATCTTGAGGATGTTCAGATGAGCTCAGATGATGAAAGGATGTCTGAATGCATCAACGATTCGGGACTGGATTCTGAAGTGGACAAGAAAGCAAGCGAATTTATAGCTAAGTTCAAAGAGCAGATTAGACTTCAGAAATCAGGGTCAGTTGAAAGATCAAAAGGACAAAGGATCATGGGAAACTATATCAGGTGA
- the LOC130976372 gene encoding putative UDP-rhamnose:rhamnosyltransferase 1 isoform X1 produces MADQPKKLHIAVFPWLAFGHILPFYELAKLIAQKGHKISFISTPRNIKRLPKLPSNLQPFVEFIELPLPQVENLPQNAESTMDIPQHIEPYLKKAFDGLEEPLTKFLERSTPDWLIYDFAPFWLPPVSSKLGILCISFCIFSASGASFCLNIIQNETSDTTNEPYRVTFQRLLAKEKDFSVSDAFRIQETNRGSAFTAIRSCMEIEGESINSIRNLLKKPVFPVGLLPPSVDDNENSTEDENWNTIRKWLDEHEKGSVIYVAFGSEVTITDEEFTEITMGLELTGFSFFWILKRKNGPNTGSSIESKYKRGIIWNTWAPQLKILAHKSVGGFLSHSGWSSVIESLQFGCPLILLPFQNEQGLVARVMEEKMVGVRVPRNEHDGKFTRDSLAKALRSVMMEDAGNIYRSHAEKMRKIIGDKELHQRYIDEFVHYMEIHGPA; encoded by the coding sequence ATGGCCGATCAACCTAAGAAGCTTCACATTGCTGTGTTTCCATGGCTTGCTTTTGGTCACATCCTTCCATTCTATGAGCTTGCAAAACTCATAGCTCAAAAGGGTCACAAAATTTCATTCATTTCCACACCTAGAAACATCAAACGCCTCCCTAAACTACCTTCAAATTTACAACCTTTTGTAGAATTCATAGAACTTCCATTGCCCCAAGTAGAAAATCTCCCTCAAAATGCAGAATCAACTATGGACATTCCACAACACATAGAACCATATCTCAAGAAAGCTTTTGACGGTCTTGAAGAACCGTTGACTAAGTTTCTTGAGAGATCTACACCAGATTGGCTCATATATGACTTTGCACCTTTTTGGTTACCCCCGGTATCTTCTAAGCTTGGCATCTTATGCATCAGTTTCTGTATTTTCAGTGCATCAGGTGCATCTTTCTGTTTAAATATCATTCAAAATGAGACTAGTGACACCACTAATGAACCCTACAGGGTTACATTCCAACGTCTCCTAGCTAAAGAGAAAGATTTCAGCGTTTCAGATGCATTTCGAATCCAAGAAACCAACCGTGGCTCGGCCTTTACTGCTATAAGAAGTTGCATGGAGATTGAAGGTGAGTCTATAAATTCCATTAGAAATTTGTTAAAGAAACCAGTTTTTCCTGTTGGATTGTTGCCACCCTCAGTAGATGATAATGAAAATAGTACTGAGGATGAAAATTGGAACACAATTCGTAAGTGGTTAGATGAACATGAGAAAGGGTCAGTAATATATGTAGCATTTGGAAGTGAGGTAACAATAACTGATGAAGAATTCACTGAGATAACTATGGGACTAGAATTAACTGGTTTTTCCTTTTTCTGGATTTTGAAGAGGAAAAATGGTCCTAATACTGGTAGTTCAATCGAATCGAAATATAAACGAGGAATCATATGGAACACATGGGCACCACAGTTAAAAATTTTAGCACATAAGTCTGTTGGAGGATTCTTGAGTCATTCTGGTTGGAGCTCTGTGATTGAGTCTCTTCAATTTGGATGTCCACTTATTTTGTTGCCATTCCAAAATGAACAAGGGTTAGTTGCTAGAGTTATGGAAGAAAAAATGGTGGGAGTAAGAGTGCCTAGAAATGAACATGATGGGAAATTCACTAGAGATTCATTGGCTAAGGCATTGAGATCAGTGATGATGGAAGATGCAGGGAACATTTATAGAAGTCATGCTGAGAAAATGCGCAAGATAATTGGGGACAAAGAGTTGCATCAGAGGTACATAGATGAGTTTGTTCATTATATGGAAATTCATGGACCAGCTTGA
- the LOC130976372 gene encoding putative UDP-rhamnose:rhamnosyltransferase 1 isoform X2 translates to MTLHLFGYPRVTFQRLLAKEKDFSVSDAFRIQETNRGSAFTAIRSCMEIEGESINSIRNLLKKPVFPVGLLPPSVDDNENSTEDENWNTIRKWLDEHEKGSVIYVAFGSEVTITDEEFTEITMGLELTGFSFFWILKRKNGPNTGSSIESKYKRGIIWNTWAPQLKILAHKSVGGFLSHSGWSSVIESLQFGCPLILLPFQNEQGLVARVMEEKMVGVRVPRNEHDGKFTRDSLAKALRSVMMEDAGNIYRSHAEKMRKIIGDKELHQRYIDEFVHYMEIHGPA, encoded by the exons ATGACTTTGCACCTTTTTGGTTACCCCCG GGTTACATTCCAACGTCTCCTAGCTAAAGAGAAAGATTTCAGCGTTTCAGATGCATTTCGAATCCAAGAAACCAACCGTGGCTCGGCCTTTACTGCTATAAGAAGTTGCATGGAGATTGAAGGTGAGTCTATAAATTCCATTAGAAATTTGTTAAAGAAACCAGTTTTTCCTGTTGGATTGTTGCCACCCTCAGTAGATGATAATGAAAATAGTACTGAGGATGAAAATTGGAACACAATTCGTAAGTGGTTAGATGAACATGAGAAAGGGTCAGTAATATATGTAGCATTTGGAAGTGAGGTAACAATAACTGATGAAGAATTCACTGAGATAACTATGGGACTAGAATTAACTGGTTTTTCCTTTTTCTGGATTTTGAAGAGGAAAAATGGTCCTAATACTGGTAGTTCAATCGAATCGAAATATAAACGAGGAATCATATGGAACACATGGGCACCACAGTTAAAAATTTTAGCACATAAGTCTGTTGGAGGATTCTTGAGTCATTCTGGTTGGAGCTCTGTGATTGAGTCTCTTCAATTTGGATGTCCACTTATTTTGTTGCCATTCCAAAATGAACAAGGGTTAGTTGCTAGAGTTATGGAAGAAAAAATGGTGGGAGTAAGAGTGCCTAGAAATGAACATGATGGGAAATTCACTAGAGATTCATTGGCTAAGGCATTGAGATCAGTGATGATGGAAGATGCAGGGAACATTTATAGAAGTCATGCTGAGAAAATGCGCAAGATAATTGGGGACAAAGAGTTGCATCAGAGGTACATAGATGAGTTTGTTCATTATATGGAAATTCATGGACCAGCTTGA
- the LOC130973683 gene encoding uncharacterized protein LOC130973683 isoform X1, which translates to MADSTATPYTTTKPHSPFTSRIHHPKPSTTITRKGKSCSGFILKCIFLSLFLVALPLFPSQAPDFVSQTILTKFWELLHLLFVGIAVAYGLFSRRHNVDLEFEPSQIDTTQSVSNSFDSVPSSYYVPKMFPDSEISGGDETENLDPCVVGYDDDKRVVMNSWDANQYFENAGAVGVLDEQYNKPQLQDSSADGGFGYSVGYDGNNVVQSWNSEYYHSGSLVMVAQPYKSIGDFGGQVDGYRPLGLPVRSLRSVPKEVDGNGTRYANESDSSRVSSKGSDKGRDREFGDLGASNLDNRFNAGSGGASASPIPWNLRPRKVEREKRHDNVSHPLHFRPLSVDETKFEAFGSRSLQSSMSFSSLPEKMNFQEEDTMPKTSYVPPAVENMSFPEEDKRQRKTSFVPASQIANFHEEDTGQRKKYYVPASENSNFKEVNSGKKISQASSSRNRRVKTKGKYAAVSYPLNFRPIPVDETPNESHGSQPFQSMEPFTSHTSMHYSLGLSSSDNMNVQPEDMEQQKTSPVHVSENMNFKEEEMEQMKIPYVHDSEDVNFQEEDMEQQKTSCVSASENTNFQEAESGKVTEASSSRTARMGAKGKRPAVSHLMPTSETQFESLSSRSFQSTGSFSSRASLDSVSSENMNLQREDLAEKRSPHGSYSNSSSPQARSDGETSLRPSHAHARGYSIGSLLEDDMKSDMNDDLGNLMGNPGDRPENKKLGMHALRLDSGEPTSLAKSSSRGKSVRTRRAGGLTSWAMRVGETPSKQTDEKVEKKPSIVESVPMRKDKVKVDEVDLSLKEISKKSLESYPPKPEFVFSSHLKRDKPEPSKKVSNEDLDIDLDLEDVQMSSDDERMSECINDSGLDSEVDKKASEFIAKFKEQIRLQKSGSVERSKGQRIMGNYIR; encoded by the exons ATGGCGGATTCCACCGCCACCCCTTACACAACCACTAAACCTCATTCCCCATTCACCTCAAGGATCCACCATCCAAAGCCTTCTACCACCATCACCAGAAAAGGTAAGTCTTGCTCTGGTTTCATCCTCAAATGTATCTTCTTGTCACTCTTTCTCGTTGCTCTCCCACTCTTCCCTTCACAAGCCCCTGACTTTGTGAGCCAAACCATACTCACAAAGTTTTGGGAGCTTCTCCACCTTCTCTTTGTTGGAATTGCTGTTGCTTATGGCTTGTTCAGTAGAAGACACAATGTAGATTTAGAATTTGAGCCGTCACAAATTGATACAACTCAATCTGTTAGTAATAGTTTTGATAGTGTACCTAGTTCTTATTATGTGCCTAAGATGTTCCCTGATTCAGAAATTTCTGGTGGTGATGAGACTGAAAATCTTGATCCATGTGTTGTTGGGTATGATGATGACAAGAGAGTTGTCATGAATTCTTGGGATGCTAATCAGTATTTTGAAAATGCTGGTGCTGTTGGTGTTTTAGATGAACAGTACAATAAGCCCCAATTGCAAGATTCTAGTGCTGATGGTGGTTTTGGTTATTCTGTTGGATATGATGGGAACAATGTGGTTCAATCTTGGAATTCTGAGTACTATCATAGCGGGTCGCTGGTCATGGTTGCTCAACCATACAAAAGCATAGGTGACTTTGGTGGTCAAGTTGATGGTTATAGGCCTCTTGGGCTACCGGTTCGAAGTTTGAGATCGGTTCCTAAAGAGGTTGATGGTAATGGTACTAGATATGCCAATGAAAGTGATTCTAGTAGGGTTTCATCAAAGGGTTCGGATAAGGGTAGAGATAGGGAGTTTGGGGATCTGGGAGCTTCCAATTTGGATAATAGATTCAATGCTGGTAGTGGTGGAGCCTCTGCTTCTCCGATCCCTTGGAATTTGAGGCCTAGAAAGGTGGAAAGGGAAAAGAGGCATGACAATGTAAGCCATCCTTTGCATTTTAGGCCTCTTTCGGTTGATGAAACTAAGTTTGAAGCGTTTGGTTCGAGGTCCTTACAGTCTTCAATGTCGTTTTCTTCCCTTCCCG AGAAAATGAATTTTCAAGAGGAAGATACAATGCCAAAGACTTCTTATGTGCCGCCTGCTGTAGAAAATATGAGTTTCCCAGAGGAAGATAAGAGACAAAGGAAGACTTCGTTTGTGCCAGCCTCTCAAATTGCAAATTTCCATGAAGAGGATACAGGGCAAAGGAAGAAATACTATGTGCCTGCTTCTGAAAATTCGAATTTCAAAGAGGTAAATTCGGGAAAGAAGATCTCCCAAGCATCTTCTTCGAGAAACAGAAGGGTGAAAACTAAAGGAAAATATGCTGCCGTTTCttatcctttgaatttcagGCCAATTCCAGTTGACGAAACTCCGAATGAATCACATGGTTCACAGCCTTTCCAGTCCATGGAACCATTCACTTCCCACACAAGTATGCATTATTCCTTGGGTTTGAGTTCATCAGATAACATGAACGTCCAACCGGAAGATATGGAACAACAGAAAACGTCTCCTGTTCATGTATCAGAGAATATGAATTTCAAAGAGGAAGAAATGGAGCAAATGAAGATTCCATATGTGCATGACTCTGAAGATGTGAATTTCCAAGAGGAAGATATGGAACAGCAAAAGACTTCTTGTGTGTCTGCTTCGGAAAATACAAATTTCCAAGAGGCAGAATCAGGAAAGGTTACCGAGGCGTCGTCTTCAAgaactgcgaggatgggagctAAAGGAAAACGTCCAGCTGTTTCTCATTTAATGCCAACATCTGAAACACAATTTGAATCACTCAGTTCGAGGTCTTTCCAGTCTACCGGATCTTTCTCATCTAGAGCTTCCTTAGATTCTGTTTCTTCCGAAAACATGAACTTGCAGAGGGAAGATTTAGCAGAAAAGAGAAGTCCTCATGGTTCTTATTCAAATTCATCATCACCTCAAGCTAGAAGTGACGGTGAAACTTCACTGCGACCATCTCATGCTCATGCTCGTGGGTATAGTATTGGTTCTTTGCTAGAAGATGACATGAAGAGTGATATGAATGATGACTTGGGGAATCTAATGGGGAATCCAGGCGATCGGCCGGAGAACAAAAAATTAGGGATGCATGCTTTGCGGTTAGACTCAGGAGAGCCTACAAGCCTTGCAAAATCTTCATCGAGGGGAAAATCGGTTAGAACTAGAAGAGCAGGTGGATTGACTTCATGGGCAATGAGAGTGGGAGAAACACCTAGCAAGCAAACCGATGAAAAGGTCGAAAAGAAGCCGAGTATTGTTGAGTCAGTACCAATGAGAAAAGATAAAGTGAAAGTTGATGAAGTTGATCTTTCATTGAAAGAAATCAGTAAGAAAAGTTTAGAGTCTTATCCTCCTAAGCCAGAGTTTGTATTTTCTAGTCATCTTAAGAGAGATAAACCGGAACCATCCAAGAAAGTGTCCAATGAAGATTTGGATATTGATCTTGATCTTGAGGATGTTCAGATGAGCTCAGATGATGAAAGGATGTCTGAATGCATCAACGATTCGGGACTGGATTCTGAAGTGGACAAGAAAGCAAGCGAATTTATAGCTAAGTTCAAAGAGCAGATTAGACTTCAGAAATCAGGGTCAGTTGAAAGATCAAAAGGACAAAGGATCATGGGAAACTATATCAGGTGA